Part of the Desulfohalovibrio reitneri genome is shown below.
TCTCATCCTGGGCGGGGTGGGCAGCTTCGCCTACATCCTCAGCACGTTTACTCAAATCCTGGTGGAAGGCCGACTGCAGAGCCTTCTGGCCAAGCGGAGACTGCTGCACATGATCGAAGGCCAGCGGAACCATTTCATCGTTTGCGGCTACGGCCGCATTGGCAGCGTAGTGGTCGAGCAGATCAGGCGCGAGGGGCATCCGGTGGTGGTCATCGAGCGGGACGAGGCCATCGTCGAGCGGCTTCGTGGGGAGGGCATCCTGCACATCAAGGGCGACGCCACCTCGGACGAAGTGCTGGAGCAAGCCGGACTGTACCGGGCCAGGTCGCTCATCACGGCGCTTACCCAGGAGGCGGCTAACGTTTACGTCACCCTCACCGCGCGTCAACTGGCCCCGAACCTCAACATCATCGCCCGGGCGGACAATGCCACCCACATTCCCAGACTGGAGCGGGCCGGAGCCAACCGTGTGGTCATGCCCCACGTCATAGGCGGGCTGCGCATGGCCCAGACCGTGCTCCGCCCCTCCGTGACCAACCTGCTTGAGCAGTCCATGGGCGGCAACATGGAGTTGGTCATGGAGGAGCACAGGGTGGCGCCATCTTCCGAACTGGCGGGGAAGAACCTGATCCAATCCAATATCCGCCCGCGCTTCAACGCAATCATCATTGGTATCAAGAAGCCGGACGGCCAGATGTTGTTCAATCCCGGACCGGAAACAGTCATTAACCAGGACGACACCCTCATCACCGTGGGCAGCAACGAGCACATGGTCGAGCTGCGCAAGCTCTGCACCGGTGAAATCAGTTAGAAGGAACCATGGCCCCCAAAACGACCCAAGACCAGCACCAACGCGCGGAGTGGCTACGGCGCGAGTTGGAACGCCACAACCATCTCTATTACGTCCTGGACGAGCCGGAGATAACGGACGCGGAGTACGACGCGCTCTTTCGCGAATTGCAGGACCTGGAACGACGTTTCCCGGAGCTGGACGATCCCAATTCGCCTACCAGGCGTGTGGGCGCGGCTCCTCTGGATTCCCTGGAGCACTATCGCCACGCCCTGCGCATGTACTCCCTGGACAACGCCATGACCATCGGGGAATGGGAGGATTTCGCGGCCAGGGTCCCACGCTTTCTCAAGGAAGAGCTAACCCGGCGAGCCATAGAGGAAGCCGGAGCGGACCGTTTGGAGGATAAACGGCGAGAGAAGCTGCGGCGGGGTCTTCGCGAGGCGGTTGAACGCTGTCTGGATGCGGCTTCGGCGGCGGAGGCGAGGCGCGTTTTCGCTGAGGGCTTCCGCTTGGCCTTGCGGGAGGCCGGAGGAGGGGGGGGGCTGCTTGGCGGAGAGGCCGGCGGCGCCGTGCTGGGCGCCCTGCGCGACGAGACCCTGGAGCGCATGCCGGACGTGCTGGGCGAGTTCTGGATCGACCCAAAGCTGGACGGCCTGGCCGTGGAGGTCATTTACCGCGACGGCGGCTTGGAGCGGGCCGCGACGCGCGGCGATGGAGTGACGGGCGAGGATGTCACGGTGAACATGCGCACCGTGTCCAACTTGCCGCTGAACCTGCGCGGCGAGGATGTCCCGCCGCTGCTGGAAGTGCGCGGCGAGGTCATCATGTCCAAGGCGGACTTCCTTGATCTCAACGCCAGGCAGGAGGAACGCGGGGAGAAAATTTTCGCCAATCCGCGCAACGCGGCGGCGGGGTCCGTCCGCCAGTTGGATTCCAAAGTCACCGCCCGCCGTCCGTTGCGATTTATGGGGTATGGCGTTGGCAGGGTGGAGTGGCCGGATGGCGGCCAACGCTGGACGACACAGGCTGAGGTTATGAAGGGCATTGAGGCGCTTGGCTTCGCGGTGCCGCCCCAGGCTGGATTGTGCGAGAAACCCGGCGAAGTGGCCGGGCGGTTTGAGGCATTGGGCCGCGAGCGTGAGGAGATGCCGTACGAAATCGACGGCTTGGTGGCCAAGCTCAACGCCCGGGATCTGCAGGCGGTGGTGGGCTTCACCTCCCGCGCTCCTCGCTGGGCCCTTGCCTTGAAGTTTCCCGCCCATCAGGCGGAAACCGTGCTGCGCGACATCGAGGTGCAGGTGGGCCGAACCGGCGTTTTGACGCCCGTGGCCAAGCTGGACCCGGTGGAGGTGGGCGGCGTGACAGTTTCCTCGGCCACCCTGCACAACAGGCCCTACATCCGGGAGAAGGACCTGCGCCTGGACGATCACGTCCTCATTCAGCGCGCAGGGGACGTCATTCCGGAGGTGTTGCGGGCGTTGACAGACAAGCGCACCGGGGAAGAGCGGGAATATGAATTTCCCTCCGAATGCCCCTCCTGCGGGCAGGAAGTTGTGGAAGAGGCGGACAAGGAGGGCGAGGTCAAAATCGTCCGCTGTGTGAATATCGCTTGCCCGGCCATGCGGCTTCAACGGATCATTCACTTTGTCTCCAAGGCTGGTTTGGACATCGAGGGGGTGGGCCGCAAATGGATCGAGACGCTCGTTGAGCGGGGCATGATCGAAAGTCCGGCTGACCTGTTCCATCTTCGCGAGTCCGATTTGCTGGAACTGGACCGCATGGGGCCGAAGCTGGCCGAGAACTTCGTCACCGGCATCGAGCAGGCCCGCCGCGAGGCCACGTTGTCCGGACTGCTACGGGCCCTGGGTATCCGCCACGTGGGCGCGGAGGTGGCTCGGCTACTGGCGGAAAAATTCAAGGACCTGGACACGTTGGCCAAGGCATCCGAAAAGGATATCGAGTCCATTCAGGGTGTGGGACAGGAAATCGCCCTGTCCGTCACCGAGTTTTTCGCCAACGAGCGTAACCAGCGGCTCCTGGAGCGGTTTCGGGAGATTGGCCTGTGGCCCAGTGCGGAGGAGGGGGCATCTCCCGGCGAGCCCGGGCCGTTGCTCGGCAAAAAGGTGTTGTTCACCGGCTCCCTGAGCGGACTCACCCGCTCTCAGGCCGAGGCCACGGCCAGAGAGGCCGGGGCCCAGGTGGCCTCAAGCGTCTCCAAGAGCCTGGACTACCTGGTAGCTGGCGAAAAGCCCGGCTCCAAGCTGGACAAGGCGCGATCGCTCGGCGTGGAGGTCATAGACCTTGCCACCTTCCAAAGCCTCTGCCATGAAGGGTCCGGGCGTTCGTCCGAGAAAGCCCCCGAAGACACCTAGGAGGAGAAATGAGCATCCCCGTCATCATTCACGGCGCGGCAGGCCGCATGGGGCAGACCCTGGTCAATCTGGCGCTTCACGATCCGGGCCTTGCATTGGCCGGGGTCGTTGACCGGCACACGGATTCGGAGAAGCTCACCGCCCTCGATTGTCCTGTCGCCGGGGAGGTGGGGGAGCTTTCGCCGCCTTCGGGCGCGGTGGTAGTGGACTTCTCCGCCCCCGAAGCAACCATGCACTTGGCTGAATCCCTGGCCGGGACCGGTCTCGCTGCGGTTGTGGGCACCACCGGGCTGAGCGATGAGCAGTCGGCCCGACTGCGGACCATCGCTCGCGACGTGCCTATTTTCTGGGCCCCGAACATGAGCGTGGGCGTCAATGTGCTCTTGCAGGTCCTGCCCGACCTCGTGCGAAAGCTGGGCGAGGACTATGACCTGGAGATCACCGAAATCCATCACAACAAGAAGGCGGACGCTCCCTCCGGCACGGCCATCAAACTGGCCGACTGCCTGGCCCGGGCAAGGGGGTGGACCGTGAGCGAGCAGGGCGCCTTCTGCCGCCAGGGCATCATCGGACCGCGCCCCAAGAAAGAGTTGGGCGTCATGACCGTGCGCGGCGGCGACGTGGTGGGGGACCACACCGTGTATTTCCTCGGCCCAGGCGAACGCATCGAGATCACCCACCGGGCCCATTCCCGTGAGACCTTCGCCCAGGGCGCCCTGCGGGCCGCAAAGTGGCTCAGCGGCAAACAGCCAGGCCAACTTTACAGCATGCCCGACATGTTCTAGCCAGTTCGATATTGATGGCTGCTCTCAAGCCGCGCCCGCCAATCGGTGGGCGCGGCTTTTTTCTCGCCGAGCGGCTTTCCGACCTCCTTGGTCTGGTGTTATGAGCAAGGTAGCGCTGGAAGGCATTGAAAGAGGGGGAAAGCGCATGAAAAGCCGACTCAGTTTCAAGGTTCTGCTGCTTGTGGCCGCATCCCTGGCGGTGCTCGCCGGAGTGGTCATCTTCACGTTGACCGCCAACCTGAATCGTTTCGCGGAGAGCCAGGTTCAAGAGGACGCGGACTTTATCTTCTCCCGAGCCAGGGAAAAATTGAGCGATCAGGTGCAGTTGGCCTATTCTCTTGTGGAGGAGTTCCACCGGCGGGCCCAAGCTGGAGAGATGTCCGAAGATCAGGCCAAACAAGCCGCTCTGGACATGATTGCCGCCATGCGGCTGGAGGATGGCAACTACCTCTGGGTCAACGACATGCACCCCCGCATGATCATGCATCCCATAAAACCCTCGCTCGACGGCCAGGACCTCAGCGGGTTCGAGGACCCCGAGGGCAAGAAGCTCTTTGTGGAGATGGTCGAGGCAGTGCGCGACGGCGGCAGCGGGTTCGTGGAATACATGTGGCCCAAGCCGGACCAGGAAAAGAATTTCTCCAAGCTTTCCCACGTTAAACGATTCCAGCCATGGGGATGGGTAGTGGGCATGGGGGCCTATGTGGACGAGCTTGAAGGCGTTGTGGCCAGCAAGCGGACCGCCTTCCGGGACAAGCTTTCCGAGCTGTCGCATCAGACAGCCATGGAGGCCGGCCTCATCGGCCTGGTTGTGCTGGCGGCCATATTCCTGGCCTTGCGGCGCATGCTGACCAGTCCGCTTAGCAGGCTGGTGGAATACGCGGGCCGTGTTTCCAAGGGTGATCTTGAAGCCGAACCTCGGGGGGCCTTCAAGGATGAAATGCTGGTGCTCATGGAGTCCATCCGCTCCATGGTGGGCAAGCTGCGGGAAAGCCTGCACGAGGCCGAGGAGGAGAAGCACAAGGCGGATGCCGAAGCGGAACGGGCCGTAAGCTGCATGAATGACGCCGAAGCGGCCAGAAGCGAGGCCGAACAAGCTCGCAAGGATGGCATGGCGAAGGCCGCCGACCTCATGGAAGAGGCTGTGGATCAGCTCTCACGGGAAACGTCCGACCTGTCCCGTTTGGCTGCCGAAGCGGCGCGGGGAGCTTCCAGGCAAAGCGACCGCAGCAAGGAAACGGCCACAGCCATGGAGGAGATGAACGCCACCGTGCTGGAAGTGGCCCGGAACGCCTCACAGGCCGCGGAAAACTCCGAGAAGACGCGAGTCAAAGCCGACGAGGGGCGGGATGTCGTGGAGGAGGCCATGGAAGCCATATCCACTGTGCAGAACCAGACCCGGGAGCTTGCCGGGCACATGGAGCGCCTGGGTGAGCGCGCCGAGGGCATCGGTCGAATTATCACCGTTATTGAGGACATCGCGGACCAGACCAACCTGCTGGCGCTCAACGCGGCCATCGAGGCCGCTCGCGCGGGCGATGCGGGGCGCGGCTTCGCAGTGGTGGCCGACGAGGTGCGCAAATTGGCGGAGAAGACAATGGGCGCCACCAAGGAGGTCTCCGAGGCAATCCAGGGGATTCAGGAAGTGACCCGAACCAGCCTCGACGTTACGGAGCAGGCGGGGCGGTCAGTTGAGCGTAGCACGGAACAGGCCAGGAATTCCGGCGATGCCTTGCGGGAGATAGTGGCTTACGCGGAGGAGACCGCCTCCCAAGTCAGCTCCATCGCCACGGCCAGCGAGGAACAGTCCGCCGCCAGCGAGGAGATCAATCAGGCCACCGAGGAGGTGGATCGCATATCCGGTGAAACGGCCCAGAGCATGGCCCGGGCCGAAGAAGTCGCGGGAAGGCTCTCGGAGCTGAGCGGCAGGTTGAGCCAGGCTGTCGAACGCCTCCGCCAGGAGCCGTAGACGCGAACAGGCGGTTCGAAAGAGGGCCAATGTGAAAAAAACCGTCAAGTCTCGGCTTGGCGGGTTTTTTTTATTGGAGAAAAGGGCATTAGGATTTTTCTTCCGCCAAGTACTCCCGCATGAAGTTGAGCAGGTTGTCCATATCCCGCTCCAGCGTGGCGAGGTTGTCGGTCACGGCCCGCCGGTCATGTTCCCTCGCCGCGAGATCCAGCCGTTTGGCGCTTTCTCCAACGGACATGGCTCCCAGTGTGGTGGCCGCGCCCTTGAGGGAGTGGGCGAGGTAGCTGAGGCGGTTGAAGTCCTCCCGTTCGGCGGCTTCCCGGATTTCCTCAAGCCGGGCAGGTTCCTCCCGCTGGAAGACGTCGAACATGCGCCGCAGGAATCCCGCGCGGGAGCGCCGCATCCGTTCCAGCCATTCCCGGTCCATGACCTCTTCAGTCCCATGATCCCCGGAGTCGACCTCCTCCCGACTCGGAGCGTCCTCGCCCCTGCCACGCAAGACCCTGGACATGGTCGCCAGGACCTCGCCAAGGTTCATGGGCTTGGAGACGTAATCGTCCATTCCGGATTCCAGAAAACGCTGCCTGTCGCCTCGCAAGGCGTGCGCGGTCATGGCGATGATGGGAATGTGTGGATTGCGGACGCCCTGTTCACCGCCACGAATGCGCCGGGTGACTTCCATGCCGTCGATGTCCGGGAGCTGGATGTCCATGAGGACCAGGTCGTAGTCGGCCCGGGCCAGATGGCTGAGTGCGGTGCGGCCGTTGTTGACCGGCACCACGCGGTGTCCTTCCTGGCTGAGGATTTCCCCGGCGTACATCTGGTTCACCGGATTGTCCTCCACCAGCAGGATGCGCTGCTTGCGCATGCTGCCGTGTTCCGCCTCCCCTCCGGTCGCCGCGGCTTTGCCCCCAGTCCGTTCGCCTGAAATGCGGAAGTTGGCGGTAAAACGGAACTCGCTCCCCTTGCCTTCCTCGGAGCGGACGGAGATGTCTCCACCCATGAGTCGCACGAGCTGTCTTGAAATGGACAATCCAAGGCCGGAGCCGAGGGAGCGACGTTCACCGGAGCCGACCTGGGTGAAGTTTTCGAAAATTTGCTCGCGCTCCTGCTCGGACATGCCGATGCCGGTGTCGCGCACGGAAAAGCGCAGACAGACAGGATCCCCAGGTGATTCCGGTGTCTGGTCAACGACTTCCGCCAACGAGACGGTCAGAATGATCTCCCCCTGGTCGGTGAATTTGACTGCGTTGGAGAGGAGATTGTTTATTACTTGGCGCAGACGGACCGGGTCGCCTTCAAGCTTGCGGGGCACCCATCCCTCCACCAGGCTTTTCATGGCAAGCCCTTTCTTGTGGGACAGGTTGCGGAAAATCTGGATGGAGCTTTCCAGGGTCTTGAACAGGTCGAAGGGGCGTTCGTCCAGTTCCAGCCTTCCCGCCTCGATGCGGGAGAAGTCCAGGATGTCGTTGAGTATGGAGAGGAGGGAGTTGGCCGACTGGTGGACCATCTCCAGGTAATCGCGTTGCTGTGGGGAGAGATCGGTGGCCAACACCAGTTCGGTCATGCCGATTACGCCGGTCATGGGAGTGCGAACCTCGTGGCTCATCTTGGCCAGAAACTCGCTTTTGGCGCGGTTGGCCGCCTCCGCCTCCTCCTTGGCCCGGGCCAGTTCCATCTCCATGCGCTTGCGCTCGGTGATGTCGCGAAGGGAGGAAAGGGTGGCCGTGTCTCCGTCCCACTCGATCTCCACCACACGCATTTCCACGACTTTGGGGCCCTGACGGGTGAATACGTCGATCTCGGTTGATTCTCCCGCCACCACGGGAAAACCGAAGTGCTGCCCCACCAGTTCGTCCGCCGGCATGTCGAAAATCGCCATAGCGGCGGGGTTGACGAATAGAATCCGTCCGGAAGCATCCATGATGAGGATGCCGTCGGCGTTGTTGGCGATGATCTTTTCCACCCAGTGATTGCCGGCGGGTGGCAGGGTGGGGCGGGAGCGCTGCCGGGTATCGACGGAGTCGAGGGTGGAGCGCACGGCTTCCAGCAGTTCCGGGCCGTATTCGTCGCGCTTGAGGAGCGCATGGCCACTGCCGTGCTCGGCCGCGAGTTCCCGAAGCCGCACGTTTTCCTCGAAGAGCAGGGGGACCACACCGATGCCGGTGGGATTGGACAACACACGGCGCATCATGCGGCTGGCGGCTTCTTCGTCCTCGGGCAGTCCCAGCAGGATGAGGTCGTACTGGGGGGCCTTGTCGGCAAGCGTCCCCTCGAGACTGTCGAAATGGCGCAACTGGATGTCCGGGATCCCGGCCAGTCCCCGCATGACGGCTTCCGCCGCTTTCGGGGAGTCCTCGATGAGCATGATCGTCTTGTCCGGCATGGGCATTTCCAAGGAATAGGCAGGGTTCTACCCTCGGGAAAGGAATTTGGCAACGACGATCAGCCCTTGATACAGGCCAGTGGCCGGAGGCGCGCCACCACTCGGGCCAGCCCGCCCCCTTCCGAGGAGCGGGCCACGGCATCCACGTCCTTGTAGGCCTCAGGGGCTTCCTCGGCCAGCCCGGACATGGATCCGCTGCGAACGACCACGCCCAGAGATTTGAGTTCACCCAGCAGCTTTTTCCCCTTGTACCGCTTTTTGGCCTGGCTGCGGGAAAGCGAGCGACCGGCTCCGTGACAGGCGGAATGGAAAGCGGGATTGCCCAACATTCCGGCCAGAATGTAGGACCCAGTTCCCATGCTGCCTCCAACCGGTACGGGTTGGCCCCAGGTGCGAAGGGAAGAGGGCAGGTCGGGGTGCCCTGGGGGCAGCGCGCGGGTGGCCCCCTTGCGGTGCACCAGGAGGGAGCGCGGAGAGCCGCCGAGTTCGTGGTTTTCCCACAGGCAGAGGTTGTGGCTGACGTCGAAAAGCAGGGGCATGCGGCTTACGGGCAGCAAGTCGGCCAGGATATTCCGCGCCCGGGCGCATATGACCTGCCGGTTGGCCAAGGCGAAGTTGGCCGCCGAGGCCATGGCGGCCAGGTAGTCGTTGGCTGCGGGGGAGCCGAGCGGGGCCGCGGCGAGGTTTTTGCCGTACGAGGCAAGCCCGTGGCGTGACGCCTCGGCCTCCATGCGGGCCATGGAGTCCGAGGCTATCTGGTGGCCGAAACCGCGCGAGCCGCAGTGGATGGAGACGGCCGTCATTCCCCGGCGCAAATCGAAGCCCGAGGCGGTTTCGGAATCACCCGGCGATTCGACCTCCTGGACTTCCAGGTAGTGGTTGCCGGAACCAAGTGAACCCAGTTGTCCCTGGAGCCGCCGCAGGGCGGAAGTGGAAACGGTGGTGGGATCGGCCCCGGGCAGGCGTCCGCCGTGTTCGATGCGCTCCAGGTCCGCAGGCTCGCCGTATCCCGCGTTCACCGCCCAGACCGCGCCTCCCAGGAGCATGTCCAGGGTCTCGTCCTCATTCAGGTCGAGCCCCCTGGAGGAGGAGCCGGTGCCAGAGGGGATGTTGCGAAAGAGAGCGTCGGCCACGCTGTCCAGCTTTGGGCGCACCGCACTGGCCGGACAATCCAGCAGGAATGTGCGGACCCCGCAAGCGATGTCGAAGCCCACGGCTCCGGCGGAAACGAGGCCAGTCTTGGGATGAAAGGCGGCCACGCCGCCGATGGGGAAGCCGAAGCCCTGGTGGGCGTCGGGCATTGCGTGGACGCGGCCAACCACGCCGGGGAGGGAAGCCGCGGCAGCCAGTTGGTCGAGGGTGATGTCGTCGAGGTGGCGCACTAACTCAGGGGCCATGTGCACCACCCCTTCGACGCGCATGCCCCCTGTGCGCGGCAAGAGCCAGGCGAAGTCGTTCAGCCGCTCGAGTCGCGCCAGGGCGGACATGGCCAGGTTCTCCTACATGCCGTAGAGGGTTTCCCCCGGTATGATGCGGACACCGTTTTTCTCCAGGGTCTGCAGGGCCTGGTCGGTGCGGTCGAAGCGGAAGATGATGACGGCGTGCTGGCCGCTCTGCTGCACGAAGGCGTACATGTATTCCACGTTGACGTCCTCGTTATCCAGCATTTCCAGGAGTTTGTGCAGGCCGCCCGGAGTGTCCGGCACTTCCACGGCCACCACGGAGGTCCGTCCCACGGTGAAGCCCTTGTCCTTGAGGGCGTTCTTGGCCTTCTCGAAATCGGAGACTATGAGGCGCAGGATGCCGAAATCCGAGGTATCGGCCAGGGAGAGGGCGCGGATGTTGATCTTCGCGTCGCTCAGGACCTTGGTGACTTCGGCCAGGCGGCCGGCGCGGTTTTCCAGAAAGACGGAGAGTTGATCGACCTTCATTGTCGTCCTCGCTTGTTAGGCCGTGTTGATGCGACGGTCCAGGATGCGCTTGGCCTTGCCCTGGCTGCGTTCGATGCTGCGGGGCTCGACCAGCTTCACCTTGGCGGAGACGCCGAGGAAATCCTTGATGTTGCGCTGGATTTCCCCTTCGCGCCGCTGGAGGTTCTTGATCTCGTCGGAGAAGAGTTCCTCGTCCACTTCCACCTCGATGGTCAGAGTGTCCATGCTGCCCGCGCGGTCCACGATGAGCTGATAGTGGGGCGTCAGGCCATGGGTTTCAAGGAGCAGGGACTCGATCTGGGAGGGGAACACGTTGACGCCACGGATGATGAGCATGTCGTCGCTGCGGCCCATGATGCGCTTCATGCGCGTGAAGGTTCGGCCACAGCGGCAGGGCTCGGGAATCAGGGATGTCAGATCGCGGGTACGGTAGCGAACGAGGGGGATGGCTTCCTTGGTCAGGGTGGTGATGACCAGCTCGCCGGTTTCCCCCATGGGCAGTTGTTCGCCGGAGACTGGATCGATTATCTCCAGCAGGAAGTGGTCCTCCTGCATGTGCAGGCCAGCCTGGGCCTCGGCGCATTCCATGCCCACGCCCGGCCCCATGACTTCGGAGAGCCCGTAGATGTCCAGGGCTTTGATGTCCAGCTTGCGCTCGATGTCATGGCGCATTTCCTCGGTCCAGGGCTCGGCGCCGAAGATTCCCGCCCGGAGGGGCAACTCGGCCAGGTTTATTCCGATATCCAGAGCGGTTTCGTACAGATGCAGCACGTAGGATGGGGTGCAGCAGATGAAGTCGGCTCCGAAATCCCGCAGCAACATGGCTTGGCGCTTGGTGCCTCCGCCGGAAACCGGTACGGTGGTGGCGCCCAGCCGTTCGCAGCCGTAGTGCGCGCCCAGGCCGCCGGTGAAGAGGCCGTAGCCGTAACCGTTGTGGATGACGTCCTTGGGGGTGGCCCCGGCCATGGCCAGGCAACGGGCCATGAGTTCGGCCCAGGTGTCGATGTCGCGCTGGGTATAGCCGACCACGGTGGCCTTGCCCGTGGTGCCGGAAGAGGCGTGTACGCGAACCACGTTTTCCCTTGGCACGGCGAACATGCCAAAGGGGTAATGGTTGCGAAGATCCTGCTTCTCGGTGAACGGAAGCAGGTTGAGCTGGGAAAGGCTGCTCACATCGTCGGGCTTGACCCCGGCCTCGTCGAACTGTTTCCGGTAAAAGGGA
Proteins encoded:
- a CDS encoding hybrid sensor histidine kinase/response regulator, whose product is MPDKTIMLIEDSPKAAEAVMRGLAGIPDIQLRHFDSLEGTLADKAPQYDLILLGLPEDEEAASRMMRRVLSNPTGIGVVPLLFEENVRLRELAAEHGSGHALLKRDEYGPELLEAVRSTLDSVDTRQRSRPTLPPAGNHWVEKIIANNADGILIMDASGRILFVNPAAMAIFDMPADELVGQHFGFPVVAGESTEIDVFTRQGPKVVEMRVVEIEWDGDTATLSSLRDITERKRMEMELARAKEEAEAANRAKSEFLAKMSHEVRTPMTGVIGMTELVLATDLSPQQRDYLEMVHQSANSLLSILNDILDFSRIEAGRLELDERPFDLFKTLESSIQIFRNLSHKKGLAMKSLVEGWVPRKLEGDPVRLRQVINNLLSNAVKFTDQGEIILTVSLAEVVDQTPESPGDPVCLRFSVRDTGIGMSEQEREQIFENFTQVGSGERRSLGSGLGLSISRQLVRLMGGDISVRSEEGKGSEFRFTANFRISGERTGGKAAATGGEAEHGSMRKQRILLVEDNPVNQMYAGEILSQEGHRVVPVNNGRTALSHLARADYDLVLMDIQLPDIDGMEVTRRIRGGEQGVRNPHIPIIAMTAHALRGDRQRFLESGMDDYVSKPMNLGEVLATMSRVLRGRGEDAPSREEVDSGDHGTEEVMDREWLERMRRSRAGFLRRMFDVFQREEPARLEEIREAAEREDFNRLSYLAHSLKGAATTLGAMSVGESAKRLDLAAREHDRRAVTDNLATLERDMDNLLNFMREYLAEEKS
- a CDS encoding ACT domain-containing protein, which gives rise to MKVDQLSVFLENRAGRLAEVTKVLSDAKINIRALSLADTSDFGILRLIVSDFEKAKNALKDKGFTVGRTSVVAVEVPDTPGGLHKLLEMLDNEDVNVEYMYAFVQQSGQHAVIIFRFDRTDQALQTLEKNGVRIIPGETLYGM
- a CDS encoding RtcB family protein, whose product is MSALARLERLNDFAWLLPRTGGMRVEGVVHMAPELVRHLDDITLDQLAAAASLPGVVGRVHAMPDAHQGFGFPIGGVAAFHPKTGLVSAGAVGFDIACGVRTFLLDCPASAVRPKLDSVADALFRNIPSGTGSSSRGLDLNEDETLDMLLGGAVWAVNAGYGEPADLERIEHGGRLPGADPTTVSTSALRRLQGQLGSLGSGNHYLEVQEVESPGDSETASGFDLRRGMTAVSIHCGSRGFGHQIASDSMARMEAEASRHGLASYGKNLAAAPLGSPAANDYLAAMASAANFALANRQVICARARNILADLLPVSRMPLLFDVSHNLCLWENHELGGSPRSLLVHRKGATRALPPGHPDLPSSLRTWGQPVPVGGSMGTGSYILAGMLGNPAFHSACHGAGRSLSRSQAKKRYKGKKLLGELKSLGVVVRSGSMSGLAEEAPEAYKDVDAVARSSEGGGLARVVARLRPLACIKG
- a CDS encoding potassium channel protein, giving the protein MVFSAGVAMYMWVEGWNLLDSFYMVVVTLSTVGYMEVNPLSPQGRLLTSFLILGGVGSFAYILSTFTQILVEGRLQSLLAKRRLLHMIEGQRNHFIVCGYGRIGSVVVEQIRREGHPVVVIERDEAIVERLRGEGILHIKGDATSDEVLEQAGLYRARSLITALTQEAANVYVTLTARQLAPNLNIIARADNATHIPRLERAGANRVVMPHVIGGLRMAQTVLRPSVTNLLEQSMGGNMELVMEEHRVAPSSELAGKNLIQSNIRPRFNAIIIGIKKPDGQMLFNPGPETVINQDDTLITVGSNEHMVELRKLCTGEIS
- the dapB gene encoding 4-hydroxy-tetrahydrodipicolinate reductase; the encoded protein is MSIPVIIHGAAGRMGQTLVNLALHDPGLALAGVVDRHTDSEKLTALDCPVAGEVGELSPPSGAVVVDFSAPEATMHLAESLAGTGLAAVVGTTGLSDEQSARLRTIARDVPIFWAPNMSVGVNVLLQVLPDLVRKLGEDYDLEITEIHHNKKADAPSGTAIKLADCLARARGWTVSEQGAFCRQGIIGPRPKKELGVMTVRGGDVVGDHTVYFLGPGERIEITHRAHSRETFAQGALRAAKWLSGKQPGQLYSMPDMF
- a CDS encoding methyl-accepting chemotaxis protein; this encodes MKSRLSFKVLLLVAASLAVLAGVVIFTLTANLNRFAESQVQEDADFIFSRAREKLSDQVQLAYSLVEEFHRRAQAGEMSEDQAKQAALDMIAAMRLEDGNYLWVNDMHPRMIMHPIKPSLDGQDLSGFEDPEGKKLFVEMVEAVRDGGSGFVEYMWPKPDQEKNFSKLSHVKRFQPWGWVVGMGAYVDELEGVVASKRTAFRDKLSELSHQTAMEAGLIGLVVLAAIFLALRRMLTSPLSRLVEYAGRVSKGDLEAEPRGAFKDEMLVLMESIRSMVGKLRESLHEAEEEKHKADAEAERAVSCMNDAEAARSEAEQARKDGMAKAADLMEEAVDQLSRETSDLSRLAAEAARGASRQSDRSKETATAMEEMNATVLEVARNASQAAENSEKTRVKADEGRDVVEEAMEAISTVQNQTRELAGHMERLGERAEGIGRIITVIEDIADQTNLLALNAAIEAARAGDAGRGFAVVADEVRKLAEKTMGATKEVSEAIQGIQEVTRTSLDVTEQAGRSVERSTEQARNSGDALREIVAYAEETASQVSSIATASEEQSAASEEINQATEEVDRISGETAQSMARAEEVAGRLSELSGRLSQAVERLRQEP
- a CDS encoding phenylacetate--CoA ligase family protein, which produces MLFDVKKETMPREELEALQLSRLKNQLARVYANVPFYRKQFDEAGVKPDDVSSLSQLNLLPFTEKQDLRNHYPFGMFAVPRENVVRVHASSGTTGKATVVGYTQRDIDTWAELMARCLAMAGATPKDVIHNGYGYGLFTGGLGAHYGCERLGATTVPVSGGGTKRQAMLLRDFGADFICCTPSYVLHLYETALDIGINLAELPLRAGIFGAEPWTEEMRHDIERKLDIKALDIYGLSEVMGPGVGMECAEAQAGLHMQEDHFLLEIIDPVSGEQLPMGETGELVITTLTKEAIPLVRYRTRDLTSLIPEPCRCGRTFTRMKRIMGRSDDMLIIRGVNVFPSQIESLLLETHGLTPHYQLIVDRAGSMDTLTIEVEVDEELFSDEIKNLQRREGEIQRNIKDFLGVSAKVKLVEPRSIERSQGKAKRILDRRINTA
- the ligA gene encoding NAD-dependent DNA ligase LigA, which codes for MAPKTTQDQHQRAEWLRRELERHNHLYYVLDEPEITDAEYDALFRELQDLERRFPELDDPNSPTRRVGAAPLDSLEHYRHALRMYSLDNAMTIGEWEDFAARVPRFLKEELTRRAIEEAGADRLEDKRREKLRRGLREAVERCLDAASAAEARRVFAEGFRLALREAGGGGGLLGGEAGGAVLGALRDETLERMPDVLGEFWIDPKLDGLAVEVIYRDGGLERAATRGDGVTGEDVTVNMRTVSNLPLNLRGEDVPPLLEVRGEVIMSKADFLDLNARQEERGEKIFANPRNAAAGSVRQLDSKVTARRPLRFMGYGVGRVEWPDGGQRWTTQAEVMKGIEALGFAVPPQAGLCEKPGEVAGRFEALGREREEMPYEIDGLVAKLNARDLQAVVGFTSRAPRWALALKFPAHQAETVLRDIEVQVGRTGVLTPVAKLDPVEVGGVTVSSATLHNRPYIREKDLRLDDHVLIQRAGDVIPEVLRALTDKRTGEEREYEFPSECPSCGQEVVEEADKEGEVKIVRCVNIACPAMRLQRIIHFVSKAGLDIEGVGRKWIETLVERGMIESPADLFHLRESDLLELDRMGPKLAENFVTGIEQARREATLSGLLRALGIRHVGAEVARLLAEKFKDLDTLAKASEKDIESIQGVGQEIALSVTEFFANERNQRLLERFREIGLWPSAEEGASPGEPGPLLGKKVLFTGSLSGLTRSQAEATAREAGAQVASSVSKSLDYLVAGEKPGSKLDKARSLGVEVIDLATFQSLCHEGSGRSSEKAPEDT